From Pseudomonas vanderleydeniana, the proteins below share one genomic window:
- a CDS encoding OmpA family protein encodes MRNQLMIPALLALSVGLAACSTPPNANLEQARTNFSGLQANPQASKVAALETKDASDYLDKADKAYQNREDEKTVDQLAYLTNQRVEVAKQTIALRTAEANLKNAAAQRAQARLDARDAQIKQLQDSLNAKQTDRGTLVTFGDVLFATNKADLKSNGLVNVNKLAQFLQQNPDRKVIVEGYTDSTGTAAYNQSLSERRAASVQVALIKMGVDPTRIVTQGYGKEYPVADNGSVSGRAMNRRVEVTISNDNQPVAPRSSVSSNY; translated from the coding sequence ATGCGCAATCAACTGATGATCCCCGCCCTCCTGGCTCTGAGTGTCGGCCTGGCCGCCTGCTCCACGCCGCCCAACGCCAACCTGGAACAGGCTCGTACCAACTTCTCCGGCCTGCAGGCCAACCCGCAGGCGAGCAAGGTGGCAGCCCTGGAAACCAAGGACGCCAGCGACTACCTGGACAAGGCGGACAAGGCCTACCAGAACCGCGAGGATGAAAAGACCGTCGACCAGTTGGCCTACCTGACCAACCAGCGCGTCGAAGTCGCCAAGCAGACCATTGCCCTGCGCACTGCCGAAGCCAACCTGAAGAACGCCGCCGCGCAACGGGCCCAGGCCCGCCTGGACGCCCGCGATGCGCAGATCAAGCAGTTGCAGGACAGCCTCAACGCCAAGCAGACCGACCGCGGCACCCTGGTGACCTTCGGCGACGTGCTGTTCGCCACCAACAAGGCCGACCTCAAGTCCAACGGCCTGGTCAACGTCAACAAGCTGGCGCAGTTCCTCCAGCAGAACCCGGACCGCAAGGTGATCGTCGAGGGCTACACCGACAGCACCGGCACCGCCGCCTACAACCAGAGCCTGTCCGAACGCCGTGCGGCTTCGGTCCAGGTGGCCCTGATCAAGATGGGCGTCGACCCGACCCGCATCGTCACCCAGGGCTATGGCAAGGAGTATCCGGTCGCGGATAACGGCAGCGTCTCCGGCCGGGCGATGAACCGTCGCGTGGAAGTGACCATCTCCAACGACAACCAGCCCGTCGCGCCACGCTCCTCGGTCAGCAGCAACTACTGA
- a CDS encoding DUF4398 domain-containing protein yields MELKTMKTSTVTSSFHHLRGLKLAALALGTSFILAGCAGNPPSEQYAVTQSAVNSAVSAGGTEYAAVEMKSAQDKLKQAELAMHDKKYDDARRLAEQAEWDARVAERKAQAAKAELAVKDAQKGVQELRQESQRPIVQPAQ; encoded by the coding sequence ATGGAGTTGAAGACCATGAAAACCAGCACAGTCACATCCTCGTTCCACCACCTGCGCGGGCTGAAACTGGCCGCCCTGGCACTGGGGACCAGCTTCATCCTGGCCGGCTGTGCCGGCAATCCGCCCAGCGAGCAATATGCGGTGACCCAGTCTGCCGTCAACAGCGCGGTCAGCGCCGGTGGCACCGAGTACGCTGCCGTGGAAATGAAATCGGCCCAGGACAAGCTCAAGCAGGCCGAACTGGCCATGCATGACAAGAAGTACGACGACGCCCGTCGCCTGGCCGAACAGGCCGAATGGGATGCCCGCGTCGCCGAACGCAAGGCCCAGGCCGCCAAGGCCGAGCTTGCCGTGAAGGATGCCCAGAAAGGCGTTCAGGAACTGCGTCAGGAGAGCCAGCGCCCCATCGTGCAGCCGGCGCAATAA
- a CDS encoding pilin assembly protein, with amino-acid sequence MKIRELAQYWEENAKGRLTDTGYAVHLDMEAAARLAAITEMYPKRSPEELLGELIGAALEELEASFPYVQGQHVVATDEEGDPLYEDVGATPRFLTLSRRHLHNLSSGTDGSKH; translated from the coding sequence ATGAAAATCCGTGAGCTGGCCCAGTACTGGGAAGAGAATGCCAAGGGTCGCCTGACCGACACCGGCTACGCCGTTCATCTGGACATGGAGGCCGCTGCCCGCCTTGCCGCAATCACCGAGATGTACCCCAAGCGCAGCCCCGAGGAGTTGCTCGGTGAACTGATCGGCGCCGCCCTGGAGGAACTCGAGGCGAGTTTCCCCTATGTCCAGGGCCAGCATGTGGTCGCCACCGACGAGGAAGGTGATCCGCTGTACGAAGACGTCGGGGCGACCCCGCGGTTCCTCACGCTGTCACGTCGCCATCTGCATAACCTGTCCTCCGGGACCGACGGATCCAAGCACTGA
- the ppc gene encoding phosphoenolpyruvate carboxylase gives MSDIDVRLREDVHLLGELLGNTIRDQHGDEFLDKIERIRKSAKADRSDAASTELSASLDDLGDDELLPVVRAFNQFLNLANIAEQYQLIHRRDESQPAPFEARALPELLARLQAEGHDHDSLARQLARLDIELVLTAHPTEVARRTLIQKYDAIAAQLALQDHRDLTGAEREQIRQRLQRLIAEAWHTEEIRRTRPTPVDEAKWGFAVIEHSLWQAIPNYLRKADEALHAATGLHLPLEAAPIRFASWMGGDRDGNPNVTARVTREVLLLARWMAADLYLRDVDHLAAELSMQHASEALRAQAGNSAEPYRAVLKQLRERLRATRQWAHDSLASTQPASEQVLQHNHELLGPLQLCYQSLHECGMGVIADGPLLDCLRRAVTFGLFLVRLDVRQDSSRHAAAMSEITDYLGLGRYEDWDEDARLTFLIREQGNRRPLLPACFKPSADTAEVLATCREIAAAPAASLGSYVISMAGAASDVLVVQLLLKECGVLRPMRVVPLFETLADLDNAGPVMERLLLLPGYRSRLQGPQEVMIGYSDSAKDAGTTAAAWAQYRAQERLVEICREQQVELLLFHGRGGTVGRGGGPAHAAILSQPPGSVAGRFRTTEQGEMIRFKFGLPDIAEQNLNLYLAAVLEATLLPPPLPQPAWRKLMDELAVDGVRAYRAEVRDNPQFVEYFRQSTPEQELGRLPLGSRPAKRRAGGIESLRAIPWIFGWTQTRLMLPAWLGWETALRHALERGQGKLLEQMREQWPFFRTRIDMLEMVLAKADSDIARSYDERLVEAELLPLGAHLRDLLSQACSVVLGLTGQSQLLAHSPETLEFIRLRNTYLDPLHLLQAELLARTRRQESAQDSPLEQALLVSVAGIAAGLRNTG, from the coding sequence ATGTCAGATATCGATGTGCGTTTGCGTGAAGACGTTCACCTGCTGGGTGAGTTGCTGGGCAATACCATCCGTGACCAGCACGGTGATGAGTTCCTCGACAAGATCGAGCGTATTCGCAAGAGCGCCAAGGCCGATCGCAGCGATGCGGCCAGTACCGAGCTGAGTGCCAGCCTCGACGATCTCGGTGACGACGAGTTGCTGCCGGTGGTCCGGGCGTTCAACCAGTTCCTCAACCTGGCGAACATCGCCGAGCAGTACCAGCTGATCCACCGGCGTGACGAGTCCCAGCCGGCACCGTTCGAGGCGCGTGCCCTGCCGGAGCTGCTCGCCCGCCTGCAGGCTGAAGGCCATGATCACGACTCACTGGCGCGGCAACTGGCCCGCCTGGATATCGAGTTGGTGCTGACGGCTCACCCAACCGAAGTGGCGCGGCGCACTCTGATCCAGAAATATGACGCGATCGCCGCGCAACTGGCGTTGCAGGACCATCGCGACCTGACCGGCGCCGAACGCGAACAGATCCGCCAGCGCCTGCAGCGACTGATTGCCGAAGCCTGGCACACCGAGGAGATTCGCCGCACCCGGCCGACCCCGGTGGATGAGGCCAAGTGGGGTTTTGCGGTGATCGAGCATTCGCTCTGGCAGGCGATTCCGAATTACCTGCGCAAGGCCGACGAGGCCCTGCATGCCGCCACCGGCCTGCATCTGCCGCTGGAGGCGGCGCCGATCCGCTTCGCTTCCTGGATGGGCGGCGACCGTGACGGCAACCCCAATGTCACGGCCAGGGTGACCCGTGAAGTCTTGCTGCTGGCGCGCTGGATGGCCGCCGACCTGTACCTGCGCGATGTCGATCACCTGGCCGCTGAGCTGTCGATGCAGCATGCCAGCGAAGCCCTGCGGGCCCAGGCCGGCAACAGCGCCGAGCCCTATCGCGCGGTGCTCAAGCAGTTGCGCGAGCGGTTGCGCGCAACCCGGCAGTGGGCGCATGACTCGCTGGCGTCGACGCAGCCGGCTTCGGAGCAGGTCCTGCAGCACAATCACGAACTGCTGGGGCCGTTGCAACTGTGCTACCAGTCCCTGCATGAGTGCGGCATGGGCGTGATTGCCGACGGGCCATTGCTCGACTGCCTGCGGCGGGCGGTGACCTTCGGCCTGTTCCTGGTCCGCCTGGACGTGCGCCAGGATTCCTCGCGGCATGCCGCGGCCATGAGCGAAATCACCGACTACCTGGGCCTGGGGCGTTATGAAGATTGGGATGAGGATGCCCGGCTGACCTTCCTGATTCGCGAACAGGGCAACCGTCGACCGCTGTTGCCTGCCTGCTTCAAGCCGTCGGCGGACACCGCCGAGGTGCTGGCGACCTGCCGCGAGATCGCTGCGGCGCCGGCGGCCTCCCTCGGTTCCTATGTCATCTCCATGGCTGGCGCGGCGTCCGATGTGCTGGTGGTGCAGCTGTTGCTCAAGGAGTGTGGGGTGCTGCGGCCGATGCGCGTGGTGCCGCTGTTCGAGACCCTGGCCGACCTGGACAATGCCGGGCCGGTGATGGAGCGCCTGCTGTTGCTGCCCGGTTATCGCTCACGCCTGCAGGGGCCGCAGGAAGTGATGATCGGCTATTCCGACTCGGCCAAGGATGCCGGTACCACGGCGGCGGCCTGGGCCCAGTACCGTGCCCAGGAGCGGCTGGTGGAGATCTGCCGCGAACAACAGGTCGAGCTGCTGCTGTTTCACGGTCGTGGCGGTACCGTCGGCCGTGGCGGTGGCCCGGCTCACGCGGCGATCCTGTCGCAGCCGCCAGGCTCGGTGGCAGGGCGTTTCCGCACCACCGAGCAGGGCGAGATGATCCGCTTCAAGTTCGGCCTGCCGGACATCGCCGAGCAGAACCTCAACCTGTACCTGGCGGCCGTGCTCGAGGCCACCTTGCTGCCGCCGCCGTTGCCGCAACCGGCCTGGCGCAAGCTGATGGACGAACTGGCGGTGGACGGCGTGCGCGCCTACCGTGCCGAGGTACGCGACAACCCGCAGTTCGTCGAGTACTTCCGCCAGTCGACCCCGGAACAGGAGCTCGGGCGCCTGCCGCTGGGCAGCCGGCCGGCCAAGCGCCGCGCGGGTGGGATAGAAAGCCTGCGGGCGATTCCGTGGATCTTCGGCTGGACCCAGACGCGGTTGATGCTGCCGGCCTGGCTTGGCTGGGAGACGGCCCTGCGCCATGCGCTGGAGCGCGGGCAGGGCAAGCTGCTCGAGCAGATGCGCGAGCAGTGGCCGTTCTTCCGCACCCGTATCGACATGCTGGAGATGGTCCTGGCCAAGGCCGACAGCGATATCGCCCGATCCTACGACGAGCGCCTGGTGGAGGCGGAGCTGCTGCCGCTGGGTGCGCACTTACGCGACCTATTGTCGCAGGCGTGCTCGGTGGTACTGGGATTGACCGGCCAGTCGCAACTGCTCGCCCACAGTCCCGAGACCCTGGAGTTCATTCGCCTGCGCAATACCTACCTGGACCCGCTGCATCTGTTGCAGGCCGAATTGCTGGCACGTACGCGACGCCAGGAAAGTGCCCAGGACAGCCCTCTGGAACAGGCTTTGCTGGTGTCCGTGGCGGGTATCGCCGCAGGGCTGCGCAATACCGGCTGA
- the adk gene encoding adenylate kinase, with product MRVILLGAPGAGKGTQAKFITEKFGIPQISTGDMLRAAVKAGTELGVKAKGIMDAGGLVSDDLIIALVKDRIAQADCAKGFLFDGFPRTIPQAEALVQAGVELDHVVEIAVDDEEIVQRIAGRRVHEASGRVYHVVYNPPKAEGKDDVTGEDLVQRKDDTEETVRHRLSVYHSQTKPLVDFYQKLSAAQGKPKYSHIAGVGSVEAITGKVLEALN from the coding sequence ATGCGCGTCATTCTGCTGGGAGCTCCCGGGGCCGGTAAAGGTACTCAGGCTAAGTTCATCACCGAGAAATTCGGCATCCCGCAAATCTCCACTGGCGACATGCTGCGTGCCGCGGTCAAGGCCGGCACCGAGCTGGGCGTCAAGGCCAAGGGCATCATGGATGCCGGTGGCCTGGTGTCCGATGACCTGATCATCGCGCTGGTCAAGGACCGTATTGCCCAGGCCGACTGCGCCAAGGGCTTCCTGTTCGACGGCTTCCCGCGCACCATTCCCCAGGCTGAAGCCCTGGTGCAGGCCGGTGTCGAGCTGGACCACGTGGTCGAGATCGCCGTCGACGACGAAGAGATCGTCCAGCGTATTGCCGGCCGTCGCGTCCACGAAGCTTCCGGTCGCGTGTACCACGTCGTCTACAACCCGCCAAAGGCTGAAGGCAAGGACGACGTGACCGGCGAAGACCTGGTTCAGCGCAAGGACGACACCGAGGAAACCGTTCGTCACCGCCTGTCGGTCTATCACTCCCAGACCAAGCCGCTGGTGGACTTCTACCAGAAGCTGTCGGCTGCCCAGGGCAAGCCGAAGTACAGCCACATCGCTGGCGTCGGTTCGGTTGAAGCGATCACCGGCAAGGTGCTCGAAGCGCTGAACTGA
- the tsaB gene encoding tRNA (adenosine(37)-N6)-threonylcarbamoyltransferase complex dimerization subunit type 1 TsaB, producing MSTLLALDTATEACSVALLHDGKVTSHYEVIPRLHAQKLLPMIQQLLADAGIGLSALDAIAFGRGPGAFTGVRIAIGVVQGLAFALDRPVLPVSNLAVLAQRALREQGARQVAAAIDARMDEVYWGCYREEAGEMRLAGLEAVLPPEVAALPEGAVGSWFGAGTGWGYGERIKVALSGQDAGMLPDAQDLLALARFAWARGEAIVADQAQPVYLRDKVATPKAR from the coding sequence ATGAGCACCTTGCTGGCCCTGGACACCGCGACTGAAGCTTGCTCCGTTGCCTTGCTGCACGACGGCAAGGTGACGAGCCACTATGAGGTGATCCCACGCCTGCATGCGCAGAAGCTGCTGCCGATGATCCAGCAGTTGCTGGCGGATGCCGGGATCGGCCTGTCGGCGTTGGATGCCATCGCCTTCGGACGTGGGCCGGGTGCCTTTACCGGCGTGCGAATCGCCATCGGCGTGGTCCAGGGCCTGGCGTTCGCCCTGGATCGTCCGGTGCTGCCGGTGTCCAACCTGGCAGTGCTGGCCCAACGGGCATTGCGCGAGCAGGGTGCCCGCCAGGTTGCGGCGGCCATCGATGCGCGGATGGATGAGGTGTATTGGGGCTGCTATCGCGAAGAGGCCGGCGAGATGCGCCTGGCCGGTCTCGAGGCCGTATTGCCACCGGAAGTCGCGGCGTTGCCGGAGGGGGCCGTTGGCTCCTGGTTCGGTGCGGGGACCGGCTGGGGCTATGGCGAGCGGATCAAGGTCGCACTGAGCGGCCAGGATGCCGGCATGCTGCCCGATGCCCAGGACCTGCTGGCCCTGGCGCGTTTTGCCTGGGCGCGCGGTGAAGCCATCGTGGCCGACCAAGCCCAGCCGGTCTACCTGCGTGACAAGGTCGCCACCCCCAAGGCCCGCTGA
- a CDS encoding DUF72 domain-containing protein: MTDSVIPYYLGCPSWSENAWREFLYPENARPTDFLVLYSQVFNAVEGNTTFYARPAPSTVERWAQTMPGHFRFTAKFPRDISHGGDLRAQLPAAEEFLQLLKPLGARVSPLWLQLPASFAPQRLSELAGFIDDLQQPLAIEVRHPEFFAKGDAERMLNRLLLDRGVERICLDPRALFSCTSTEPAVLHAQSKKPRVPPRPAAFTQFPQVRFIGHPELAANESFLTPWVEKVAVWIEEGRTPYIFLHTSDNLLAPKLAQRFHERLQERLPGLPALPELYREPAAEQLGLL, translated from the coding sequence ATGACCGATTCCGTTATTCCCTACTACCTGGGTTGTCCGTCCTGGAGTGAAAACGCCTGGCGCGAGTTCCTGTATCCGGAAAACGCCCGTCCGACGGACTTTCTCGTCCTCTACAGCCAGGTCTTCAACGCTGTCGAAGGCAATACCACGTTCTACGCCCGGCCGGCGCCGAGCACGGTGGAACGCTGGGCGCAGACCATGCCAGGACATTTCCGCTTCACGGCCAAATTTCCCCGGGACATCAGCCATGGTGGCGACTTGCGCGCGCAACTGCCAGCGGCCGAGGAATTCCTGCAATTGCTCAAGCCTTTGGGCGCGCGGGTATCGCCGCTATGGCTGCAATTGCCGGCGAGTTTCGCGCCGCAACGGTTGAGCGAACTGGCCGGTTTCATCGATGATCTGCAGCAGCCGCTGGCCATCGAGGTCCGCCATCCGGAGTTCTTTGCCAAAGGCGATGCCGAGCGGATGCTCAATCGCCTGTTGCTCGATCGTGGGGTGGAGCGTATCTGTCTCGATCCGCGGGCGCTGTTCAGTTGCACCTCGACCGAGCCGGCGGTGCTGCATGCCCAATCGAAGAAACCCAGGGTGCCGCCCCGTCCGGCCGCCTTCACCCAGTTCCCGCAGGTTCGCTTCATCGGTCACCCGGAACTGGCGGCGAACGAGTCCTTCCTGACGCCCTGGGTCGAGAAGGTGGCCGTCTGGATCGAGGAAGGGCGCACGCCCTATATCTTCCTGCACACCTCGGACAACCTGTTGGCGCCGAAACTGGCGCAGCGCTTTCATGAGCGCCTGCAGGAACGTTTGCCTGGCCTGCCAGCCCTGCCTGAGCTATACAGAGAGCCCGCTGCGGAGCAACTCGGTCTGCTCTGA
- a CDS encoding isocitrate lyase/PEP mutase family protein, translating to MDAQTLRAQAFKALHERAGAFVMPNPWDAGSAKMLAALGFEALATTSAGLAFSLGRPDAEGAVSRADALENARLIARATTLPVAADLENGYADSPEGCAQTILMAAEVGLVGGSIEDATGNPEEPIYPFALAVERVEAAVAAARSLPFDFTLTARAENFLVGRRDLDDTIRRLQAFAEAGADVLYAPDLSTAEEIRAIVKAVAPKPVNVLMSGGIALSVADLGALGVKRISVGSVLARAAYGAFYQAAQEIRGQGTFGFAEQAMPFGRINQMFKG from the coding sequence ATGGATGCGCAAACCCTTCGAGCCCAAGCTTTCAAGGCCCTGCACGAGCGTGCCGGGGCCTTCGTGATGCCTAATCCCTGGGATGCCGGTTCGGCGAAGATGCTGGCGGCGCTGGGCTTCGAAGCCCTGGCCACGACCAGTGCCGGGCTGGCCTTTTCCCTGGGGCGTCCGGACGCCGAGGGTGCGGTCAGCCGGGCCGATGCCCTGGAGAACGCCCGACTGATTGCCAGGGCCACGACGTTGCCGGTGGCGGCGGACCTGGAGAACGGCTACGCCGACAGCCCCGAAGGGTGCGCCCAGACCATTCTGATGGCGGCCGAGGTCGGCCTGGTTGGCGGTTCCATCGAGGATGCCACGGGCAATCCCGAAGAGCCGATCTACCCCTTTGCGCTGGCGGTCGAGCGGGTCGAGGCGGCGGTGGCGGCGGCGCGCAGCCTGCCGTTTGATTTCACCCTGACCGCTCGGGCGGAGAACTTTCTGGTCGGGCGGCGGGATCTGGATGACACCATCCGCCGCCTGCAGGCGTTTGCCGAGGCCGGGGCCGACGTGCTTTACGCCCCCGATCTGAGCACGGCCGAGGAAATTCGCGCGATCGTCAAGGCGGTAGCGCCCAAGCCGGTCAATGTGCTGATGTCCGGTGGCATAGCGTTGTCGGTGGCGGACCTGGGGGCATTGGGGGTCAAGCGTATCAGCGTCGGTTCGGTGCTGGCGCGGGCGGCGTACGGGGCGTTCTACCAGGCGGCGCAGGAGATCCGCGGGCAGGGCACCTTCGGTTTTGCCGAACAGGCCATGCCGTTCGGCAGGATCAACCAGATGTTCAAGGGCTGA
- a CDS encoding energy transducer TonB has product MSDIQRTSIGYLSPVGDYGLRNSQALSGVSHLWQDFFARAMAEQVGDAPKQAVAELPVDGPIEPTAGAETLAQIVEQLHCEITDNPVRPPEPLFLPIAEFELDLLKKPAPPYPDDEIIAQQRQQDFESEWVRPIVLTAGQPQPSPGPAPQKRPLHLPIAELELDLLPKPALPYDEQTLVKQQQALDYDQNWARPLVAHNLRLAA; this is encoded by the coding sequence ATGTCAGACATTCAGCGCACATCCATAGGTTATCTGTCGCCCGTCGGCGATTACGGCCTGCGAAACTCCCAGGCACTGAGTGGCGTCAGCCACCTGTGGCAGGACTTTTTCGCCCGGGCGATGGCCGAGCAGGTGGGAGATGCGCCGAAACAGGCAGTGGCCGAGCTGCCGGTCGATGGTCCGATCGAACCGACCGCAGGCGCCGAGACACTGGCGCAGATCGTCGAGCAGTTGCACTGCGAAATCACCGACAACCCGGTGCGGCCACCGGAACCGCTGTTCCTGCCGATCGCCGAATTCGAACTCGACCTGCTGAAAAAACCGGCCCCGCCCTACCCCGACGACGAAATCATCGCCCAGCAGCGCCAACAGGATTTCGAGAGCGAATGGGTTCGCCCGATCGTACTCACGGCCGGCCAGCCCCAACCCTCGCCTGGCCCGGCACCGCAAAAACGCCCGCTGCACCTACCGATTGCCGAGCTCGAACTCGACCTGCTGCCGAAGCCGGCGCTGCCCTACGACGAACAGACCCTGGTCAAGCAACAGCAGGCCCTGGACTACGACCAGAACTGGGCGCGCCCGCTGGTGGCGCACAACCTGCGCCTGGCGGCCTGA
- a CDS encoding class I SAM-dependent methyltransferase, producing the protein MSEQQTAVRIRVEALAEGLESQAQAWAQRLQLPLQEPAAEFALQVSGQGLQLQQLGPDAPGPVRVDFVEGGAAHRRLYGGGSGQMIAKAVGIQQGVRPRVLDATAGLGKDAFVLASLGCEMSLVERQPLIGALLEDGLARGLDNPEVAPIVSRMQLLKGNSIEVMRNWEGEPPQVIYLDPMFPHREKTALVKKEMRLFRPLVGDDPDAPALLEAALALATHRVVVKRPRKAPCIEGPKPSHGLEGKSSRYDIYPKKALKPGV; encoded by the coding sequence ATGAGTGAGCAGCAAACGGCCGTGCGGATCCGAGTCGAAGCCTTGGCCGAAGGGCTTGAATCCCAGGCGCAAGCATGGGCCCAGCGCCTGCAACTGCCCTTGCAGGAGCCTGCGGCGGAGTTCGCCCTGCAGGTGTCCGGGCAAGGCCTGCAACTGCAGCAGCTGGGTCCGGATGCGCCGGGGCCGGTGCGGGTGGACTTCGTCGAGGGCGGCGCGGCGCATCGACGCCTGTACGGTGGTGGTAGCGGCCAGATGATCGCCAAGGCGGTCGGTATCCAGCAGGGCGTGCGTCCGCGGGTGCTGGATGCCACTGCGGGCCTGGGCAAGGACGCCTTCGTGCTGGCGAGCCTGGGTTGCGAGATGAGCCTGGTCGAGCGCCAGCCGCTGATCGGTGCCTTGCTGGAGGACGGCCTGGCCCGTGGCCTGGATAATCCGGAGGTGGCGCCGATCGTGTCACGCATGCAGCTGCTCAAGGGCAACTCCATCGAGGTGATGCGCAACTGGGAAGGAGAGCCGCCACAGGTCATCTACCTCGACCCGATGTTCCCCCACCGTGAGAAAACCGCCCTGGTGAAGAAGGAAATGCGTCTGTTCCGGCCGTTGGTCGGGGATGATCCGGACGCTCCGGCGCTGCTCGAGGCAGCCCTGGCGCTGGCGACCCACCGAGTGGTGGTCAAGCGCCCGCGCAAGGCTCCTTGCATCGAAGGGCCCAAGCCCAGCCATGGACTGGAAGGCAAGTCGAGTCGCTACGACATCTATCCGAAGAAGGCACTCAAGCCCGGCGTCTGA
- a CDS encoding TetR/AcrR family transcriptional regulator: protein MSDNLSVPSGPGRPKDLAKRQAILEAAKDLFLSNGYASTSMDAVAAAAGVSKLTVYSHFNDKETLFSAAVVAKCEAQLPELLFALPEGVPVETVLLNIARGFNLLINSEESVNLHRLIMALGSQDPKLSQIFFEAGPQRMLTEMERLLTRVHQSGALVIDKPNRAAEHFFCLLKGAANFRLLYGCGEPLNAEDSEAHVREVVGLFMRAYRP, encoded by the coding sequence ATGTCTGACAATCTTTCTGTGCCCAGCGGCCCCGGTCGCCCCAAGGACCTGGCAAAACGCCAGGCCATTCTTGAAGCGGCGAAAGATCTGTTCCTGAGTAATGGATACGCCAGCACCAGCATGGACGCGGTAGCAGCAGCGGCAGGTGTTTCAAAGCTGACGGTCTACAGCCACTTCAACGACAAGGAGACCCTGTTCTCCGCCGCGGTGGTTGCCAAGTGCGAGGCGCAGTTACCCGAACTGCTCTTCGCCCTGCCCGAGGGCGTGCCGGTCGAAACGGTACTGCTCAATATCGCCCGGGGTTTCAATCTGCTGATCAACAGCGAGGAATCGGTGAACCTGCACCGCCTGATCATGGCGCTGGGCAGCCAGGACCCCAAGCTGTCGCAGATTTTCTTCGAGGCCGGCCCGCAGCGGATGCTGACCGAGATGGAGCGCCTGCTGACCAGGGTTCATCAGAGTGGCGCCCTGGTCATCGACAAGCCGAATCGCGCCGCCGAGCACTTTTTCTGCCTGCTCAAGGGCGCGGCGAACTTCCGCCTGCTGTATGGCTGCGGCGAGCCGCTGAATGCCGAAGACAGCGAGGCGCATGTGCGCGAGGTGGTGGGGCTGTTCATGCGGGCCTATCGACCCTGA
- a CDS encoding efflux RND transporter periplasmic adaptor subunit translates to MFRYVLPLALPASLAFFLVGCGHEEAAQVTVRPAMVVQPQLSAQAMDSYPGEVRARFEPELAFRIGGKVARRLVEEGQRVKANQPLAELDPQDVRLQLEATRAQVAAAEANLNLVRSERDRYKTLLDRQMVSRSQYDNAENAYRAGEARLKQIKAEFDVSSNQAGYAVLRASQDGVIAKRQVEVGQVVAAGQTVFTLAADGEREVLISFPEQAFGRFKVGQEVAVELWSQPDQRFNGHIRELSPAADPRSRTFAARIAFNAGKTPAELGQSARVFVQAAGAVPLSVPLSALTAENGAAYVWKVQPDNTLKRTPVRIGAFGEKSVPVLEGLSASDWVVAAGVHVLHEGEQVRPVDRSNRVVNLAAKE, encoded by the coding sequence ATGTTCCGCTATGTCCTGCCCCTTGCGTTACCCGCCAGTCTAGCGTTTTTCCTCGTGGGCTGTGGCCATGAAGAAGCCGCCCAGGTCACCGTGCGTCCGGCCATGGTGGTTCAGCCGCAGTTGTCGGCCCAGGCCATGGACAGTTATCCCGGCGAGGTGCGCGCCCGTTTCGAGCCCGAACTGGCGTTTCGCATCGGTGGCAAGGTGGCCCGACGCCTGGTCGAGGAGGGGCAACGGGTCAAGGCCAACCAGCCGCTGGCGGAGCTTGACCCGCAGGACGTGCGCCTGCAACTGGAGGCCACCCGGGCCCAGGTTGCGGCCGCCGAGGCGAACCTGAACCTGGTGCGCTCCGAGCGCGATCGCTACAAGACCCTGCTGGACCGGCAGATGGTCAGCCGTTCGCAATACGACAATGCGGAAAATGCCTACCGTGCCGGTGAAGCTCGCCTGAAGCAGATCAAGGCGGAGTTCGATGTCTCCAGCAACCAGGCCGGCTATGCGGTCCTGCGGGCGTCGCAGGATGGGGTGATCGCCAAGCGCCAGGTCGAGGTGGGCCAGGTGGTGGCGGCCGGGCAGACCGTCTTCACCCTGGCAGCTGACGGTGAGCGTGAAGTGCTGATCAGTTTCCCGGAGCAGGCTTTCGGACGCTTCAAGGTCGGCCAGGAGGTCGCCGTGGAGCTCTGGTCCCAGCCGGACCAGCGTTTCAACGGGCATATCCGCGAGCTGTCGCCGGCGGCCGATCCGCGCTCCCGGACCTTCGCCGCACGCATCGCCTTCAATGCCGGGAAGACCCCTGCCGAACTGGGCCAGAGTGCCCGGGTCTTCGTTCAGGCGGCGGGTGCGGTGCCGCTGTCGGTGCCGTTGTCCGCGCTCACCGCGGAAAACGGCGCCGCCTATGTCTGGAAAGTCCAGCCCGACAACACGCTCAAGCGCACCCCGGTACGGATCGGCGCCTTCGGCGAGAAAAGCGTGCCGGTGCTCGAGGGTCTCAGCGCCAGCGACTGGGTGGTCGCGGCCGGGGTGCATGTCTTGCACGAAGGTGAACAGGTGCGTCCGGTGGATCGCTCCAATCGTGTCGTCAACCTGGCGGCCAAGGAGTAG